A genomic window from Methanobacterium sp. BRmetb2 includes:
- a CDS encoding metallophosphoesterase, whose product MFIEPYWIETKEVILESNQIPPEFDGKKIVYLADIHAGPFYSQERVDGIVKQVNAMKPDMILLGGDYVDREDEYIDPVFDSLEKLKAPLGVYGVLGNNDPQYFTLKRFNESTITYIGNTGTWIDINGSKIRVCGVGDYNNGYQYPKTALGDSKAEDFVIFLTHNPDYFPQIDQNLVDLVLTGHTHGGQVTLFGFWAPVPRSDYGQKYLTGVQKYNNTTLIISNGLGTVILPVRFFARPQIIVVELKRVE is encoded by the coding sequence ATGTTCATAGAACCTTACTGGATCGAAACCAAAGAAGTGATCCTAGAATCAAATCAAATACCTCCGGAATTTGATGGTAAAAAAATAGTTTATCTAGCTGATATTCATGCCGGACCATTCTATAGTCAGGAAAGAGTTGATGGTATTGTAAAACAAGTAAACGCCATGAAACCTGATATGATTTTATTAGGAGGAGATTACGTTGACCGGGAAGATGAATATATTGATCCAGTATTTGATTCTTTAGAGAAACTTAAAGCTCCACTAGGAGTATATGGCGTTTTAGGTAACAACGACCCCCAGTATTTTACTCTTAAAAGATTTAACGAATCAACCATTACGTATATAGGAAATACAGGAACTTGGATCGATATAAACGGATCAAAAATCAGAGTGTGTGGGGTGGGTGATTATAATAATGGCTACCAATACCCTAAAACCGCTTTGGGGGATTCTAAAGCAGAAGATTTTGTAATATTCCTAACCCATAACCCTGATTATTTTCCACAAATAGATCAAAACCTTGTGGATCTAGTTCTTACTGGACATACCCATGGAGGACAGGTCACCCTGTTTGGGTTCTGGGCGCCAGTTCCTAGATCAGACTATGGACAAAAATACTTAACAGGAGTTCAAAAATATAATAACACCACTTTAATAATAAGTAATGGATTAGGAACGGTCATACTACCTGTAAGATTCTTTGCACGTCCTCAAATAATTGTAGTTGAATTAAAAAGAGTAGAGTAA
- a CDS encoding 2-isopropylmalate synthase (catalyzes condensation of pyruvate and acetyl-CoA to form (R)-citramalate; functions in isoleucine synthesis; belongs to the alpha-IPM synthetase/homocitrate synthase family; it is difficult distinguishing these proteins from enzymes in that family), with product MAVRIFDTTLRDGEQTPGVSLTPDEKLRIAMKLDELGVNVIEAGSAITSEGERLGIKKIVSEGLDTEICSFTRAVKVDIDAALECGVDSIHLVVPTSDLHIEHKLNKTRDQVKQFAVDCTEYAVDHGLLVELSAEDSTRSDIEYLTEVFKEGINAGAHRICACDTVGMLTPETATKFYDRLSKLGVPLSVHCHNDFGLAVANTLSGLRAGATQAHVTVNGIGERAGNASLEEVVVALYSLYDQKTDINIKMLYEISKMVARMTGVYLQPNKAIVGENAFAHESGIHADGVIKKAETYEPITPELVGHKRRFVMGKHIGTHILKKRLQESGLRVDNEKLEQIFQRVKILGDKGKCVTDVDLQAIAEDVLGILPEKAVELEELTIVSGNKVTPTASVKLNIDQNEIVEAGIGLGPVDAAIVAIKKGIKDVADIKLEEYHVDAITGGTDALIDVIVKLRLGDKVVSARSTQPDIIMASVEAFLSGINRILAEEDLKKSE from the coding sequence GTGGCAGTAAGAATTTTTGACACTACACTAAGAGATGGAGAACAAACTCCAGGAGTTTCATTAACTCCTGATGAAAAACTGAGAATAGCCATGAAATTAGATGAATTAGGTGTAAATGTTATTGAGGCAGGTTCTGCAATCACTTCAGAAGGTGAAAGACTAGGAATCAAAAAAATAGTTTCTGAAGGATTAGATACAGAGATATGCAGTTTTACCCGAGCAGTTAAGGTTGATATTGATGCGGCTTTGGAATGTGGAGTTGACAGCATACATCTCGTTGTTCCGACGTCTGACCTACATATTGAACACAAATTAAATAAAACTCGAGACCAAGTTAAACAATTTGCAGTGGACTGTACAGAATATGCAGTTGATCATGGTTTACTGGTTGAATTATCAGCGGAAGATTCAACTAGGAGTGACATTGAATATTTAACAGAAGTTTTCAAGGAAGGAATAAATGCAGGTGCACATAGAATATGTGCCTGTGATACAGTGGGAATGCTCACCCCAGAAACAGCCACAAAATTTTATGATAGATTAAGTAAACTGGGCGTACCCTTAAGTGTGCACTGCCATAACGATTTTGGACTAGCAGTAGCTAATACTCTCTCTGGTTTAAGGGCTGGGGCAACACAGGCCCATGTTACAGTAAACGGTATTGGGGAACGGGCAGGAAATGCATCCCTAGAAGAAGTAGTGGTTGCCCTATATTCACTTTATGATCAAAAAACCGATATAAATATAAAAATGCTTTATGAAATCTCTAAAATGGTGGCCCGAATGACTGGTGTTTATCTGCAGCCAAACAAGGCCATTGTAGGTGAAAATGCATTTGCCCATGAATCAGGAATCCATGCAGATGGAGTAATTAAAAAAGCAGAAACTTATGAACCTATAACGCCGGAGTTAGTTGGGCACAAACGAAGATTTGTCATGGGTAAACATATTGGAACGCACATCCTTAAAAAAAGGCTTCAAGAATCGGGTTTACGTGTAGATAATGAAAAACTTGAACAAATTTTCCAGCGAGTAAAAATATTGGGTGATAAAGGAAAATGCGTAACTGATGTTGACCTGCAAGCTATAGCAGAAGATGTTCTAGGAATTCTTCCAGAGAAGGCGGTGGAACTGGAAGAGTTGACCATAGTTTCTGGGAACAAAGTCACACCCACAGCATCTGTGAAACTCAACATTGATCAAAATGAAATAGTTGAAGCAGGTATTGGTTTAGGGCCAGTAGATGCGGCTATTGTTGCCATAAAAAAGGGTATAAAAGATGTTGCTGACATAAAATTGGAAGAATATCACGTAGACGCTATAACCGGAGGTACAGATGCTCTAATTGATGTTATTGTTAAACTTAGACTGGGAGATAAAGTGGTAAGTGCCCGGAGTACCCAGCCGGACATCATCATGGCCAGTGTAGAAGCATTTCTAAGCGGAATTAATCGGATACTAGCTGAAGAAGACTTAAAAAAATCGGAATAG
- a CDS encoding TIGR01177 family methyltransferase produces the protein MEIYIILSRENITLPKSEVIAVLESEGINYHIKNDLDGILILEIPDNKNYIEVLGRRLGYVHEIVEKLFETDIKNLYSEFEKFPWKEHIKKDYAIRVKKINYSGIIDSQKIERDMGRLTGAALDEAKVNLKNPETFIRATFTDEKILVGIRKVKVDKKHFFNLKPHKRPFFYPGSMSPKLARCMVNLSRITQGDTLLDPFCGTGGILIEAGIIGARILGVDIDEKMVKGTIENLDACGIKNYNIIQGDARDIELEGFVDSIVTDPPYGISASTAGEESKKLYIGALLNMQSLLKIKGRLCLATPHYIDINDLIRDTKFKIKERHEIRMHKSLTRIITVLQKIE, from the coding sequence ATGGAAATCTACATAATTTTGTCCCGTGAAAATATAACTCTGCCTAAATCAGAAGTTATTGCTGTTCTTGAATCTGAAGGAATTAATTATCACATAAAAAATGATTTGGATGGAATTTTAATTCTTGAAATTCCAGACAATAAAAATTATATTGAGGTTCTAGGTAGAAGATTGGGATATGTGCATGAAATAGTGGAAAAACTCTTTGAAACAGATATTAAAAATCTTTATTCTGAATTTGAAAAATTTCCATGGAAAGAACACATAAAGAAAGATTATGCAATTCGAGTCAAAAAAATCAATTATTCTGGTATTATTGATTCTCAAAAAATTGAACGGGATATGGGAAGGTTAACAGGAGCTGCTTTAGATGAAGCAAAGGTAAATCTAAAAAATCCTGAGACATTTATAAGAGCAACTTTCACTGATGAGAAAATTTTGGTAGGAATTAGGAAAGTAAAAGTTGATAAAAAACATTTCTTTAATTTGAAACCACATAAAAGACCTTTTTTTTATCCAGGTTCTATGAGTCCTAAATTGGCCCGGTGTATGGTGAATCTTTCAAGAATCACACAAGGGGATACACTTCTTGATCCTTTCTGTGGAACTGGCGGAATATTAATTGAAGCAGGTATTATAGGGGCCAGGATTTTAGGGGTGGATATAGATGAAAAAATGGTTAAAGGTACTATTGAAAACCTTGATGCTTGCGGGATAAAAAATTATAATATTATTCAGGGGGATGCCAGGGATATTGAACTGGAAGGATTTGTAGATTCTATTGTAACTGATCCTCCTTATGGTATATCTGCTTCAACAGCAGGTGAGGAAAGTAAAAAGCTGTATATAGGGGCGCTTTTAAACATGCAGAGTTTACTTAAAATTAAGGGCCGTTTATGCTTAGCCACTCCTCATTATATTGATATTAATGATTTAATAAGAGATACTAAGTTTAAAATTAAAGAAAGACATGAAATAAGAATGCATAAAAGTTTAACCAGGATAATTACAGTTTTACAAAAAATAGAATAG
- a CDS encoding geranylgeranyl reductase: MTDNNVDYDVIVVGGGPVGSTFARYMAEKNYRVAILDKKNKIGVPLQCAGLLGSKIKEVNILPQHVIINKVYGAYLHSPSDNTLLVRKKDPAAYVLDRVAYDQFLVQSALDKGCELLLGHRVFDVDFEKGELQVKYKNQVKKLKAKVIIGAGGHASAISSYINQPPKTFEAVQYLVDMDQPILNPDHVHLYVNSSISPGFIWMIPLSDSLVRIGLFSRFDYHKMNRILKDFIDKNVKFKKSKVLKKYHGFIPIYDPKKKLVKDRVILLGDAAAQVKPTTGGGLLIGFECAKIASDVTTKALEQDDIQLLNDYERICKKKFGRELNVQLQIQKTFELMKDSELDSMFLKLKNEGAEQIISEYGDMDTQSPLIKEMIKGGIIFSVLPKVLFRRISKLWKST, encoded by the coding sequence ATGACTGACAATAATGTGGATTACGATGTAATTGTTGTGGGCGGAGGTCCGGTTGGTTCCACTTTTGCCAGATATATGGCAGAAAAAAATTATAGGGTGGCTATTTTAGATAAAAAGAATAAAATAGGAGTTCCACTACAATGTGCTGGATTGTTGGGAAGCAAAATTAAAGAAGTGAATATTTTACCCCAACATGTAATTATAAACAAGGTTTACGGTGCTTATTTGCATTCTCCTTCAGATAATACTCTTTTAGTTAGAAAAAAAGATCCTGCAGCATATGTATTGGATAGAGTTGCTTATGATCAATTTTTAGTTCAATCAGCACTTGATAAAGGCTGTGAACTGTTATTAGGCCACAGAGTTTTTGATGTTGACTTTGAAAAAGGAGAATTACAAGTCAAATATAAAAATCAGGTTAAAAAGTTAAAAGCCAAAGTTATAATTGGTGCCGGTGGCCATGCTTCAGCCATATCTAGTTATATTAATCAACCACCAAAAACATTTGAAGCTGTTCAATATTTAGTGGATATGGATCAACCAATTTTAAACCCAGATCATGTACACTTATATGTAAATTCAAGCATATCTCCAGGTTTCATCTGGATGATACCGTTATCTGATTCCCTGGTCAGAATTGGTTTATTTTCACGATTTGACTATCACAAGATGAACAGGATCCTGAAGGATTTTATTGATAAAAATGTCAAATTTAAAAAATCAAAAGTCTTAAAGAAATATCACGGTTTCATACCCATATACGACCCTAAAAAGAAGCTGGTTAAAGATAGAGTTATTCTTTTAGGAGATGCGGCTGCGCAAGTAAAACCTACCACTGGTGGTGGTTTATTGATTGGATTTGAATGTGCTAAAATTGCTTCAGATGTCACTACCAAAGCTCTTGAACAGGATGATATTCAACTTTTAAACGATTACGAACGTATATGCAAAAAGAAGTTTGGGAGAGAACTAAATGTCCAGCTTCAAATACAGAAAACTTTTGAATTGATGAAAGACAGTGAACTTGATTCAATGTTTCTAAAACTTAAAAATGAAGGTGCTGAACAAATAATTTCAGAATACGGCGACATGGACACCCAGTCTCCTTTGATAAAAGAGATGATAAAGGGCGGAATAATATTTTCAGTGCTTCCTAAAGTTTTATTCAGGAGGATAAGTAAATTATGGAAATCTACATAA
- a CDS encoding proteasome-activating nucleotidase (required for the ATP-dependent degradation of proteins by the 20S proteasome), with protein sequence MENTSNTALKKIEDLKKEIRILKEENTKTKRNLMWKLRKLEKDKVLIENEKIRLDREVKSLRGEVERFRSPPLVIATITEVLEDGRIAVKSSTGPHFVIGYSRFLDEDLLEPGARVALNQQTFSIVDVLPSEKDPIVTGMEVDEKPDVSYEQIGGLREQVVEVKETVELPLKKPELFENIGIEPPKGVLLYGPPGTGKTLLGKAVAHETNATFIKIVASEFVKKYIGEGARLVRGVFELAKEKAPSIIFIDEIDAIAAKRLKSSTSGDREVQRTLMQLLAEMDGFEARGNVGIVAATNRPDILDPALLRPGRFDRFIEVPIPNEEGRLEILKIHTKTMSLDEDVDKELIASITEGASGADVKAICTEAGMFAIREERDIVTMNDFMDAVDKIVGMESEEEFKRESGVMFG encoded by the coding sequence ATGGAAAATACCTCCAATACTGCATTAAAAAAAATAGAAGATTTAAAAAAGGAAATTAGGATTCTTAAAGAGGAAAACACTAAAACCAAGCGGAACCTAATGTGGAAATTAAGAAAACTTGAAAAAGATAAAGTTTTAATAGAAAATGAAAAAATTAGGTTAGATAGAGAAGTTAAATCTCTTCGAGGAGAAGTAGAAAGATTTAGATCTCCACCATTGGTAATCGCTACTATAACTGAGGTTTTAGAAGATGGAAGAATTGCTGTAAAAAGTAGTACTGGCCCACATTTTGTCATAGGCTATTCAAGATTTTTAGATGAAGATTTATTAGAGCCCGGTGCAAGGGTGGCTTTGAACCAACAAACATTCAGCATAGTTGATGTTTTACCATCAGAGAAGGATCCTATTGTTACTGGCATGGAGGTTGACGAAAAACCTGATGTTTCTTACGAACAGATAGGTGGATTACGTGAACAGGTAGTAGAGGTAAAAGAAACTGTTGAATTACCTTTAAAGAAACCAGAATTATTTGAAAATATTGGAATTGAACCTCCAAAAGGTGTACTTTTATACGGGCCTCCTGGAACAGGTAAAACACTTCTTGGAAAGGCAGTTGCCCATGAAACTAATGCAACTTTCATAAAAATTGTAGCATCAGAATTTGTGAAAAAATACATAGGTGAAGGTGCCCGGTTGGTTCGAGGAGTATTTGAATTAGCTAAGGAAAAAGCACCCAGCATAATATTCATAGATGAAATTGATGCTATTGCTGCTAAGAGACTTAAAAGCTCAACTAGTGGTGATAGAGAAGTTCAAAGGACTTTAATGCAATTATTAGCAGAAATGGATGGATTTGAAGCAAGGGGTAATGTTGGAATTGTTGCAGCGACCAACAGGCCAGATATTCTTGACCCGGCATTACTTAGACCTGGTCGATTTGACCGTTTCATAGAAGTTCCTATCCCTAATGAAGAGGGAAGATTAGAGATTCTCAAAATTCATACAAAAACAATGTCTTTAGACGAAGATGTAGATAAAGAACTTATTGCATCCATTACTGAAGGTGCTTCTGGTGCTGATGTTAAAGCCATATGTACTGAAGCGGGAATGTTCGCAATAAGGGAAGAAAGGGACATTGTTACTATGAACGATTTCATGGACGCTGTTGATAAGATAGTAGGCATGGAAAGTGAAGAAGAATTTAAGAGAGAATCTGGTGTAATGTTTGGATAA
- a CDS encoding TIGR00270 family protein: protein MRCEICGKNIIGKPMRTKIEGSVMYACNECAKFGKIQREPAKPRKPRGSRRPPIRKEPSYEVHEDFNRIVREAREKKRWSREDLAEKIYEKVSVINRIESGKMIPDIKLAKKLENSLKISIVEKIEDTQSEEFKASNIRGSTIGDIARIKKR, encoded by the coding sequence ATGAGATGCGAGATATGTGGAAAAAATATAATTGGAAAACCAATGCGCACAAAAATTGAAGGATCAGTTATGTACGCCTGTAATGAATGTGCGAAATTCGGTAAAATACAAAGAGAACCAGCGAAGCCTAGAAAACCTAGAGGTAGTCGAAGGCCACCAATAAGAAAAGAACCTAGTTATGAGGTTCATGAAGATTTTAATAGAATTGTTAGAGAAGCTCGAGAAAAAAAAAGATGGTCAAGAGAAGATTTGGCCGAAAAAATCTATGAAAAGGTTTCAGTAATTAACAGAATTGAATCTGGAAAAATGATTCCAGATATAAAATTGGCTAAGAAATTAGAAAACAGTCTAAAAATTTCCATTGTAGAAAAAATTGAAGATACTCAGAGCGAGGAATTTAAGGCCTCAAATATACGTGGATCCACTATAGGAGATATTGCAAGAATAAAGAAAAGGTAA
- a CDS encoding Mur ligase, with protein MESGMDVLNMDELFGVIGICGATGNLTARVIMDNGSKVRGTDVKSREVCDYIYTLNKYDVELYFKEHPDSFFDLLDYVIPPISLSKSSELFKKIQKHVEKSDGINKTKIISVEDILEMFKPEKPVLFVTGTNGKTTTVTLLKHICKYSGLKPAEHNFKNLQGNAEYIPPLQARLKGDVAVLETGIMGNEGDLQFIIDRCNPSSGIITNITPDHLAGVRNFLDYAKVKGELVEYLQGKQLIINADDPTLMGLVESLSYHGDLITFGIDYEFTHENMKTCWCGQDIKLDETIAGVGYYNCKCGIQRPEPMYLATDIKKRSFTLKCPDKNLNIHLNILGLHNVYNAMGAIIAAREFFKISDEDIVKAVKIFEGVPGRLEYVKNFQGKDIIIDYGHNPYGVQTVLQELSKIYIGKKIAAVITIASESGSSGDVDILERALNLVDYVIPASFYSRKAALQFDSNSKIVFTDKVPKEFRKGLLGATPEHVVEGLKKSIETDADIVVCLGEAAFKSKDYIKSFLGQD; from the coding sequence ATGGAATCAGGGATGGATGTGCTAAACATGGATGAATTGTTTGGTGTTATAGGAATTTGTGGTGCAACAGGTAATTTGACGGCCCGGGTAATAATGGATAACGGTTCTAAAGTAAGGGGAACTGATGTAAAGTCCCGCGAAGTATGTGATTATATTTACACTCTAAATAAATATGATGTCGAATTATATTTTAAAGAACATCCAGACTCTTTTTTTGATTTATTAGATTATGTGATACCTCCTATAAGCCTATCAAAATCTTCTGAATTATTTAAAAAAATTCAAAAACATGTAGAAAAGTCTGATGGAATTAATAAAACTAAAATAATCAGTGTTGAAGACATATTGGAAATGTTCAAACCTGAAAAACCCGTTTTGTTTGTTACGGGCACTAATGGGAAGACAACTACAGTTACTCTTCTAAAACATATATGTAAATATTCTGGATTGAAACCAGCAGAGCATAATTTTAAAAATTTACAAGGAAATGCAGAATACATTCCTCCCTTACAGGCCCGTCTAAAAGGTGATGTAGCAGTTCTTGAAACCGGAATCATGGGAAATGAAGGGGATTTACAGTTTATAATTGATAGATGTAATCCTTCATCAGGTATTATAACTAATATAACCCCGGATCACTTAGCTGGTGTTCGAAATTTTTTAGATTATGCTAAGGTTAAAGGAGAGTTAGTAGAATACCTTCAGGGTAAGCAATTAATAATTAATGCTGATGATCCTACCCTCATGGGTCTGGTGGAATCTTTAAGTTACCATGGCGATCTTATAACCTTTGGGATTGATTATGAATTTACACATGAAAACATGAAAACATGTTGGTGTGGCCAAGACATTAAATTAGATGAGACCATTGCTGGAGTGGGATATTATAACTGTAAATGCGGTATTCAAAGGCCCGAACCAATGTACCTTGCAACTGATATTAAAAAGAGAAGTTTCACCCTGAAATGTCCGGATAAAAACCTAAATATTCATTTAAATATATTGGGTTTGCACAATGTTTACAATGCTATGGGTGCCATTATTGCAGCGAGGGAATTCTTTAAAATTTCTGATGAAGATATAGTTAAGGCAGTTAAAATATTTGAAGGAGTGCCTGGACGTTTAGAATATGTTAAAAATTTCCAGGGAAAAGATATAATTATTGATTACGGACATAATCCTTATGGAGTACAAACTGTGCTTCAAGAATTGAGTAAGATTTATATAGGTAAAAAAATTGCAGCTGTAATAACCATTGCCTCAGAATCTGGAAGTTCGGGAGATGTGGATATTTTAGAAAGAGCATTAAATCTGGTTGATTATGTAATTCCTGCTTCTTTCTATAGTAGAAAAGCAGCACTACAGTTTGATTCAAATTCTAAGATAGTATTCACTGATAAAGTTCCAAAAGAGTTCAGAAAAGGTCTTTTAGGTGCAACACCAGAACATGTAGTTGAAGGATTGAAAAAATCGATAGAAACTGATGCTGATATTGTTGTATGTCTTGGTGAAGCTGCATTTAAATCTAAAGATTATATTAAATCATTTTTGGGTCAAGATTAA